DNA sequence from the Methanolobus psychrophilus R15 genome:
GCACCGGTTACTTTTGACTCGATCAGCTTTGTGGCTCCTTCACCATCAACAGCTATCATCTTGGCAAGCTCGGTCAGCACAAGATCAAGACCGGACTGGAAATCTGCAATCTCAGGACCGATACCTGAGCTTCCGGTAGCTGTCAGCAGCGCCATGTCATTACAACTGGTGTCACCATCCACAACCACCATATTGAAGCTCTTGTCCACGGCTGTTGTGAGAGCTGACTGCAGTTCTTTCGACGGGATTTGGGCATCGGTGTAGATAAAGGCAAGCATGGTGCCCATGTTGGGCTCGATCATTCCTGAACCCTTGGCAATACCTGCGATACGGATACCGGATTCCATCTCAATGGCTATCTCCTTGGGAACTGTGTCAGTGGTCATGATCGCACGTGCTGCCCTCATGCTGGCTGCTGCATCCTCGCCCATGGAGTCCAGCGCTTCCTGAAGATGAGCACTGATCCAGTCAGTATCGAGTTTGCGCCCCACTACACCTGTTGAGGACACGCCTATAAGCTCCTCGTCAACTCCTAGCCTGGATGCCAGCAGGGAAGCCATGGTCCTTGCATCAGCCATGCCCTGCTCGCCCGTGAAAGCATTGGCATTGCCACTGTTAACGATGACGCCTGAGAGCCTGCCGGTCTTTGCCAGACGCTCCCTAGTAAGCATCAAAGGAGCTGCAATGACCTTGTTCCTGGTAAAGGCCCCGGCAGCGTTTCCTTCTGCCTGTATGACCGCAATTCCCATCTTCCCGGGTTTGATGCCGCCGGCACGTACGCCCTTAACCGCACATATACCGCCTTCAATGAAGTTCATATGATCCCCCTTATAATTTGCCAAGTCCGCGGATAATGTCACCGCGGGTAACGATACCGACCATCAGGCCGCCTTCCATGACCGGAAGCCTGTTTATCTTATGTTTTGTGATGAGCGCGGAAGCCTTCTCTATGGAATCTTCCGGAGAGACCGTGTGTACTTTCTTGTTCATGATCTCTTCCACTGACTTTGAGCCCACGTCGTCGAGCATACGTTTTGTTTCTTCCCAGTTGATCAGTTCCCTGATAGGCACCTCGAATACCTCAAGCGGGCTGGGGAGCCAGAGTCCGGTACGGTCCGGG
Encoded proteins:
- a CDS encoding arginine biosynthesis bifunctional protein ArgJ, translated to MNFIEGGICAVKGVRAGGIKPGKMGIAVIQAEGNAAGAFTRNKVIAAPLMLTRERLAKTGRLSGVIVNSGNANAFTGEQGMADARTMASLLASRLGVDEELIGVSSTGVVGRKLDTDWISAHLQEALDSMGEDAAASMRAARAIMTTDTVPKEIAIEMESGIRIAGIAKGSGMIEPNMGTMLAFIYTDAQIPSKELQSALTTAVDKSFNMVVVDGDTSCNDMALLTATGSSGIGPEIADFQSGLDLVLTELAKMIAVDGEGATKLIESKVTGAATVEDARLVAKSIVRSPLVKSAIFGKDPNWGRIVVAAGYSGANMDQTKISLSFSAGTEVVELVKSGKVVRNDEATLAQLKSIMSQDEVFIITDLGMGHESATAWGCDLTYDYVRINADYTT